In Rosa chinensis cultivar Old Blush chromosome 1, RchiOBHm-V2, whole genome shotgun sequence, a genomic segment contains:
- the LOC121049245 gene encoding protein NYNRIN-like: MSALAQTISSSCYKCQMYANIPRAPPIALSILLAPWPFCQWGLDLIGKLPTAVGQFKYAIVAVDYQTKWVEAEPLVAITTEKVKNFLWKNIYCRFGVPDTIVTDNGTQFDNDELRAYTENLGTKILYASPAHPQTNAKGLWAAKLPEVLWAIRTTATEATGETPFFMAFRSEAVLPIETQIQSPRIEYFDAGTNSEGLHLDADLLEERRDVAHMHNLANKRRIARYYDAKVQSRTLKLGEWVMKQVYPEPRGLDPSWTGPYEIIEEVGPATFFIQDMNGVVSRHPWNTQRLRYYYK, from the exons ATGTCGGCCCTAGCCCAAACAATATCCAGTTCTTGCTACAAGtgccaaatgtatgcaaatatccCAAGGGCACCACCCATTGCCCTCTCCATCCTCCTTGCACCATGGCCGTTCTGTCAGTGGGGTTTGGACTTAATTGGTAAACTTCCCACAGCGGTGGGACAGTTCAAATACGCCATTGTCGCTgtggactaccaaacaaagtgggtagaAGCAGAACCTCTCGTCGCCATCACCACGGAAAAGGTTAAAAACTTCctatggaagaacatctactgcaggTTTGGAGTCCCGGACACCATAGTCACGGATAATGGTACCCAGTTTGACAATGATGAGTTGAGGGCTTACACAGagaacctgggcaccaagatccTCTATGCTTCCCCGGCTCACCctcagaccaacg CCAAGGGTCTTTGGGCTGCTAAACTCCCGGAGGTGTTGTGGGCTATCAGGACCACGGCAACGGAGGCCACCGGAGAGACCCCTTTCTTCATGGCTTTCAGATCAGAAGCGGTACTccctattgaaacacaaatccagaGTCCCCGGATCGAATACTTTGATGCGGGTACCAACTCAGAAGGCCTACACCTCGATGCTGATTTACTCGAGGAACGAAGGGATGTGGCACACATGCATAACTTGGCAAACAAGCGGAGGATAGCTCGTTATTACGATGCCAAGGTACAATCCCGGACACTGAAGTTGGGGGAATGGGTCATGAAGCAAGTCTACCCAGAGCCCCGGGGACTGGATCCATCCTGGACAGGCCCTTACGAGATCATTGAAGAGGTAGGCCCCGCAACCTTTTTCATCCAGGACATGAACGGGGTCGTTTCCAGGCATCCATGGAATACCCAGCGCCTGCGGTACTATTACAAGTAG
- the LOC112180204 gene encoding uncharacterized protein LOC112180204 yields MGLMNYSRAQLGFILLVAATSLLAVSEAKTIVVGGSEGWRFGFNYTDWALQNSPFYINDELVFKYGPPSKTNSGYSVYLLPNLWSYITCDFSKAKILASETQGGGKGFKVVLNQWRPYYFASGNKDGYNCKDGLMKLFAVPLPHWN; encoded by the exons ATGGGTTTGATGAATTACAGTCGTGCACAATTAGGGTTCATTCTCCTTGTAGCTGCTACTTCTCTGTTAGCAGTGAGTGAGGCCAAAACTATTGTCGTCGGAGGTTCTGAAGGCTGGCGTTTTGGTTTCAACTACACTGACTGGGCTCTCCAAAACAGTCCCTTTTACATCAACGATGAATTGG TGTTCAAGTATGGTCCGCCAAGCAAGACCAACTCTGGTTACAGCGTTTACTTGCTCCCAAACCTGTGGAGCTACATTACCTGTGATTTCAGCAAAGCCAAGATATTGGCGAGTGAGACTCAAGGAGGTGGTAAGGGCTTTAAGGTTGTGCTGAATCAATGGAGGCCTTACTACTTTGCTAGTGGTAACAAGGATGGCTACAATTGCAAGGATGGACTCATGAAGCTCTTTGCTGTGCCACTTCCACATTGGAATTAA